A genomic stretch from Nocardia wallacei includes:
- the rplJ gene encoding 50S ribosomal protein L10: MAKTWKVDAVEEITEQFKGSTATVITEYRGLSVGKLTELRRALGANATYSVAKNTLVKRAAAEAGVEGLDDLFVGPTAITFISGEPVEAAKALKTFAKENKALVIKGGYMDGAPLSVSEVERIADLESREVLLSKLAGAMKGNLTKAAGLFAAPAGQVARLFAALEDKKRAEGDASAPAADAE, encoded by the coding sequence ATGGCAAAGACCTGGAAGGTCGACGCGGTCGAGGAGATCACCGAGCAGTTCAAGGGCTCCACCGCCACCGTGATCACGGAATACCGTGGTCTGTCGGTCGGCAAGCTCACCGAGCTGCGCCGGGCCCTGGGCGCGAACGCCACGTACTCCGTCGCCAAGAACACCCTGGTCAAGCGTGCCGCCGCCGAGGCGGGCGTGGAAGGCCTGGATGACTTGTTCGTCGGTCCGACCGCCATCACCTTCATCAGCGGTGAGCCGGTCGAGGCAGCCAAGGCGCTGAAGACCTTCGCCAAGGAGAACAAGGCGCTGGTCATCAAGGGCGGCTACATGGACGGCGCGCCGCTGTCCGTGTCCGAGGTCGAGCGGATCGCCGACCTGGAGTCGCGCGAGGTGCTGCTGTCCAAGCTGGCCGGCGCCATGAAGGGCAACCTGACCAAGGCGGCCGGCCTGTTCGCCGCGCCCGCTGGCCAGGTGGCTCGCCTGTTCGCCGCGCTCGAGGACAAGAAGCGCGCCGAGGGCGACGCGTCCGCCCCGGCCGCCGATGCCGAATAA
- the rplL gene encoding 50S ribosomal protein L7/L12 — MANVDELLETIGGMTLLELSDFVKKFEEKFEVTAAAPVAVAAVGGAAAGAPAEAAEEQDEFDVILEGAGDKKIQVIKVVREIVSGLGLKEAKDLVEGAPKPILEKVAKEAADAAKTKLEEAGAKVSVK, encoded by the coding sequence ATGGCCAACGTTGACGAGCTGCTGGAGACCATCGGCGGCATGACCCTGCTCGAGCTGTCGGACTTCGTCAAGAAGTTCGAGGAGAAGTTCGAGGTCACCGCGGCGGCTCCGGTCGCCGTCGCCGCTGTCGGTGGCGCCGCCGCCGGCGCCCCGGCCGAGGCCGCCGAGGAGCAGGACGAGTTCGACGTCATCCTCGAGGGTGCCGGCGACAAGAAGATCCAGGTCATCAAGGTCGTCCGCGAGATCGTGTCCGGCCTGGGCCTGAAGGAGGCCAAGGACCTGGTCGAGGGCGCTCCGAAGCCGATCCTGGAGAAGGTCGCCAAGGAGGCCGCCGACGCCGCCAAGACCAAGCTGGAAGAGGCCGGCGCCAAGGTGTCCGTCAAGTAA
- the rplK gene encoding 50S ribosomal protein L11 has protein sequence MPPKKKKVSGLIKLQIQAGQANPAPPVGPALGQHGVNIMEFCKAYNAATESQRGNVIPVEITVYEDRSFDFKLKTPPAAKLLLKAAGVQKGSPEPHRNKVATVTMDQIREIAKTKQEDLNANDIDQAAKIIAGTARSMGITISE, from the coding sequence ATGCCCCCCAAGAAGAAGAAGGTCTCTGGGCTCATCAAGCTCCAGATCCAGGCCGGTCAGGCGAACCCCGCTCCGCCGGTGGGTCCCGCGCTCGGTCAGCACGGCGTCAACATCATGGAGTTCTGCAAGGCGTACAACGCCGCGACCGAGTCGCAGCGTGGCAACGTCATCCCGGTCGAGATCACGGTCTACGAAGACCGCTCGTTCGACTTCAAGCTGAAGACTCCGCCCGCCGCCAAGCTGCTGCTGAAGGCCGCCGGTGTGCAGAAGGGTTCGCCCGAGCCGCACCGCAACAAGGTCGCCACGGTCACCATGGACCAGATCCGCGAGATCGCCAAGACCAAGCAGGAAGACCTGAACGCCAACGACATCGATCAGGCGGCGAAGATCATCGCGGGCACCGCTCGCTCGATGGGCATCACCATCTCCGAGTGA
- the rplA gene encoding 50S ribosomal protein L1, translating into MAKRSKAYLEAAAKVDRAQLYSPLAATRLAKETATKKTDATVEVAVRLGVDPRKADQMVRGTVNLPHGTGKTARVIVFAAGEKAAEAEAAGADAVGAEDLIERIQGGWLDFDAAIATPDQMAKVGRIARVLGPRGLMPNPKTGTVTTDVTKAVNDIKGGKINFRVDKQANLHFVIGKASFEEKNLVENYGAALEEILRLKPSTAKGRYVKKVTISTNTGPGIPVDPNRTRNLTEEDA; encoded by the coding sequence ATGGCAAAACGAAGCAAGGCTTATCTCGAGGCGGCCGCCAAGGTCGACCGCGCTCAGCTCTACTCGCCGCTGGCCGCTACCCGGCTGGCGAAGGAGACCGCCACCAAGAAGACCGACGCCACCGTCGAGGTCGCCGTCCGTCTCGGTGTCGACCCCCGCAAGGCCGACCAGATGGTGCGCGGCACCGTCAACCTGCCGCACGGCACCGGTAAGACCGCGCGCGTCATCGTGTTCGCCGCCGGTGAGAAGGCCGCCGAGGCCGAGGCCGCCGGCGCCGACGCCGTGGGCGCCGAGGATCTGATCGAGCGTATCCAGGGCGGTTGGCTGGACTTCGACGCCGCGATCGCCACCCCCGACCAGATGGCCAAGGTCGGCCGCATCGCGCGCGTGCTGGGCCCCCGCGGTCTGATGCCGAACCCGAAGACGGGCACCGTCACCACCGATGTGACCAAGGCCGTCAACGACATCAAGGGCGGCAAGATCAACTTCCGCGTCGACAAGCAGGCCAACCTGCACTTCGTGATCGGCAAGGCCTCCTTCGAAGAGAAGAACCTGGTGGAGAACTACGGCGCCGCCCTCGAGGAGATCCTGCGCCTCAAGCCCTCCACCGCGAAGGGCCGCTACGTCAAGAAGGTGACGATTTCGACCAACACCGGCCCGGGCATCCCGGTGGACCCGAACCGCACCCGAAACCTCACCGAAGAGGACGCGTAG